A region from the Verrucomicrobiota bacterium genome encodes:
- a CDS encoding sugar phosphate isomerase/epimerase and 4-hydroxyphenylpyruvate domain-containing protein — protein MRHSIATVSLSGSLKEKIEAIAAAHFDAVEIFENDLLVYEGSATEIRSIADNLGLQISLFQPFRDFEAVSRDQFHRNLDRAERKFELMHGLGTSLLLVCSNVTGNAIDDDELASSQLRELAERAAKHGFRIGYEALAWGTHVKTLGHAWRIVQRAAHPHLGLILDSFHTLALGDDLATIKNVAPDRIFFVQLADAPRLSMGILPWSRHFRCFPGQGDLRVAEFLAAVLQTGYVGPISLEIFNDNFRGAPPRPNAVDGMRSLLWVEEQARGLLSQPAGAKPTKRVELFDPPPAPVFHGFSFLEFAVEHTSEHALAGWLQRLGFSRVGRHRTKDVLLYRQGEINVVLNAERDSFAHGFYSIHGMSICAIALKVADDLEALSRAQAFLYTRFDGRVGPNERTIPAVKSPDESLVYFVSFDEQSRTPLETDFIADEAGDEHTTSLGLKTIDHVAYAIPAEQFGKWILFYRAVLGFVPDDLWELPDPHGIVRSQVVAARDRSVCFALNISESRNTATGRSVSRFGGAGVHHIALATDNIFETAAELVKRGVPLLRIPQNYYLDLESRFDLTRDQLEKLRVDNILYDRSGSGEFFHAYTDFVEDRFYFEIVERRGDYRGFGAINASVRLAAQDEVYRRSLVDSDESY, from the coding sequence ATGCGCCACTCTATTGCCACCGTTTCACTCAGTGGAAGCCTCAAGGAGAAAATCGAGGCCATTGCTGCCGCCCATTTTGATGCAGTAGAAATCTTTGAGAACGACCTCCTCGTTTACGAGGGATCTGCGACGGAGATTCGGAGCATTGCAGACAACCTGGGTTTGCAGATCTCTCTCTTTCAACCGTTCCGGGATTTCGAGGCGGTTTCGCGCGATCAGTTCCATCGGAACCTCGATCGGGCCGAACGAAAATTTGAATTGATGCACGGGCTGGGTACTTCCCTCTTACTCGTCTGCTCCAATGTTACCGGTAACGCTATTGACGACGACGAACTGGCTTCTTCCCAACTTCGTGAGCTCGCGGAACGGGCCGCGAAGCACGGATTCCGCATAGGGTACGAGGCGCTTGCGTGGGGGACTCATGTGAAAACTCTGGGCCATGCGTGGCGCATCGTCCAGCGTGCCGCTCATCCGCACCTGGGGTTGATCCTGGACAGTTTTCACACGTTGGCGCTTGGGGATGACCTTGCGACGATCAAAAACGTTGCTCCCGACCGGATTTTTTTTGTCCAGCTCGCGGATGCGCCTCGGTTGTCAATGGGGATATTGCCCTGGAGCCGTCATTTTCGTTGCTTCCCGGGTCAGGGGGACCTCCGGGTCGCCGAGTTTTTGGCTGCCGTACTCCAAACGGGCTATGTGGGACCGATCTCGCTCGAAATCTTTAACGATAACTTTCGAGGCGCACCGCCGCGGCCAAACGCAGTCGATGGCATGCGATCCCTGTTATGGGTCGAGGAGCAGGCGCGAGGCCTATTGTCGCAGCCGGCAGGCGCAAAGCCGACCAAACGCGTGGAACTCTTTGATCCTCCACCCGCACCGGTCTTCCATGGCTTTTCATTCCTGGAGTTTGCGGTTGAGCACACGTCTGAACATGCGCTTGCGGGCTGGTTGCAACGACTAGGTTTTAGCAGGGTAGGGCGACATCGGACCAAGGACGTCCTGCTGTATCGGCAAGGCGAGATAAACGTTGTTCTTAATGCAGAGCGGGACTCGTTTGCCCACGGTTTCTACTCCATTCATGGGATGTCGATTTGCGCGATTGCCTTAAAGGTGGCCGACGACCTGGAGGCTCTCAGCCGCGCGCAGGCGTTTCTCTATACCCGTTTCGACGGGCGCGTTGGGCCGAACGAAAGGACGATTCCTGCCGTCAAGTCGCCAGATGAAAGTTTGGTTTATTTTGTCTCCTTTGACGAGCAGTCGCGGACCCCTCTTGAAACGGATTTTATTGCAGATGAAGCCGGTGACGAGCACACAACGAGCCTCGGTCTGAAAACGATTGATCACGTGGCTTATGCGATCCCCGCGGAGCAATTCGGCAAGTGGATTCTCTTTTATCGAGCCGTTCTGGGCTTCGTGCCCGACGATCTCTGGGAGCTGCCCGATCCGCACGGCATCGTACGCAGCCAGGTAGTGGCCGCGCGAGATCGCTCGGTTTGTTTTGCTCTAAACATCTCCGAGAGCCGCAATACCGCTACGGGGCGTTCGGTCTCCAGGTTTGGCGGGGCCGGTGTGCATCACATCGCCCTGGCAACCGACAACATCTTCGAAACGGCGGCGGAGCTGGTCAAACGCGGCGTGCCGCTGCTCAGGATACCTCAGAATTATTACCTTGATCTGGAGTCTCGATTCGACCTTACGCGCGACCAACTGGAAAAGCTTCGTGTAGACAACATCCTTTATGATCGGTCCGGCTCAGGTGAGTTCTTCCACGCATACACGGACTTCGTCGAAGACCGCTTCTACTTTGAGATCGTGGAACGCCGAGGCGATTACCGAGGCTTCGGAGCCATCAACGCATCCGTTCGCCTTGCCGCCCAGGATGAGGTGTACCGGCGATCACTGGTCGACAGCGATGAATCGTACTGA